A stretch of Prunus dulcis chromosome 6, ALMONDv2, whole genome shotgun sequence DNA encodes these proteins:
- the LOC117630975 gene encoding N-terminal acetyltransferase B complex auxiliary subunit NAA25 isoform X1: MASKFGLAGGIPERRVRPIWDAIDSRQFKNALKHVSTLLSKHPNSPYCLALKALILERMGKSDEAFAVCLNAKELLHSNDSVLMDDLTLSTLQIVFQRLDHLDMATSCYEYACGRFANNLELMMGLFNCYVREYSFVKQQQTAIKMYKLVGEERFLLWAVCSIQLQVFCGNGGEKLLVLAEGLIKKHVASHSLHEPEALMVYVSILEQQAKYGDALEILSGKLGSLLMVEVDKLRIQGRLIARAGDYAAAAIIFQKILELCPDDWECFLHYLGCLLEDDSNWCNRDNTDPIHPPKFVECKISSLADEMFDSRMSNASEFVLKLLENIGNNFVRCPYLANIEIERRRHLHGKGDDEKFLDALIQYFVRFGHLACFTSDVEMFLEVLTPDKKAELLGKLKESSSSLSTEPTKVLGQSITLFKIQELIGNMFKLPVGELEGSAVQMVDMYCKNLPLSKDLDSQESMHGEELLSMACNVLIQLFWRTKNFGYFVEAIMVLEFGVTIRRYVWQYKILLLHLYSHLGALSLAYEWFKSLDVKNILMETVSHHILPQMLVSPLWTDLNNLLKDYLKFMDDHLRESADLTFLAYRHRNYSKVIEFVQFKERLQHSNQYLVARVEAPILQLKQNADNIEDEETVLESLKCGSHFVELSNEIGSKSLTFNEDLQSRPWWGPTSERNYLLGPFEGISYCPRENTMKEREANVRRVIERKSLLPRMIYLSIQSASASLKENLEVNGTRSDPKVPSELKLLLECYAKMLGFSLNDAIEVVFGVSSGLKSFEVFGLDLIDWINFSVFLNAWNLSSHEIGMANGEEGLSQAWHCVDSLLEKYVSAKVSSMETLISSPCVDLPVLVQLITEPLAWHGLVIQSCFRSCLPTGKKKKKTGVADQSSLSHLRDSVQSLCDTLEKVMKWLREQINRPEDENLETLLSALQKKGQNEGPGQVFQIIETFLSSKDDTELGDRIPQALKSWSSVDVGRKIVTGKCTVLSEFLRICESKLKLLQALKHQIAQV; the protein is encoded by the exons TGGACATGGCTACGAGCTGTTACGAATATGCTTGCGGGAGATTTGCCAACAATTTGGAGCTCATGATGGGGCTTTTCAACTGCTATGTTCGTGAATACTCATTCGTAAAGCAGCAACAG ACAGCTATAAAAATGTACAAACTTGTTGGAGAGGAAAGGTTCTTGCTATGGGCAGTGTGTAGCATCCAGTTACAG GTCTTTTGTGGTAATGGTGGAGAGAAGCTATTAGTCTTAGCTGAAGGTTTAATTAAGAAGCATGTTGCCTCCCATAGCTTGCATGAGCCTGAAG CTCTTATGGTCTATGTTTCCATATTGGAACAACAAGCCAAATATGGGGATGCTTTGGAAATTCTTTCTGGAAAATTGGGGTCACTTTTGATGGTTGAAGTTGATAAGCTACGAATACAG GGGAGGCTTATTGCTCGGGCAGGTGACTACGCTGCTGCTGCCATCATATTTCAAAAGATCCTAGAATTATG TCCTGATGATTGGGAGTGTTTCCTACATTACTTAGGCTGTTTGCTGGAGGATGACAGCAATTGGTGTAATAGGGACAACACTGATCCAATTCATCCTCCGAAATTTGTTGAGTGCAAGATTTCAAGCTTGGCAGACGAAATG TTTGATTCTCGTATGTCAAATGCATCGGAATTTGTGCTAAAGTTACTAGAAAACATTGGCAATAACTTTGTAAGGTGTCCATACTTGGCaaatattgaaattgaaaggAGGAGGCACTTACATGGCAAGGGGGATGATGAGAAGTTTTTAGATGCTCTAATCCAATACTTTGTCAG GTTTGGTCACTTGGCCTGCTTCACTTCTGATGTTGAGATGTTTCTTGAAGTCTTAACCCCTGATAAGAAGGCAGAACTCCTGGGGAAGTTAAAGGAAAGCTCTAGCTCCCTTTCAACTGAGCCAACAAAAGTGCTTGGGCAGTCAATAACACTCTTTAAAATTCAAGAATTGATCGGAAACATGTTCAAGCTTCCTGTGGGTG AACTTGAGGGATCTGCTGTGCAGATGGTGGATATGTATTGCAAAAACCTTCCACTTTCGAAGGACTTGGATTCACAAGAGAGCATGCATGGGGAGGAGCTGCTGTCAATGGCGTGCAATGTGTTGATTCAG TTATTCTGGCGTACTAAGAATTTCGGTTACTTTGTTGAGGCAATTATGGTGTTGGAGTTTGGCGTGACCATTCGAAG ATATGTATGGCAATACAAGATCTTGTTGCTGCACTTGTATTCTCACTTAGGTGCCCTTTCATTAGCATATGAATG GTTTAAATCACTGGATGTGAAAAATATCTTGATGGAAACTGTTTCACACCATATTTTACCCCAGATGTTGGTGTCTCCTCTTTGGACGGATCTAAATAATCTGCTAAAGGATTATCTCAAGTTTATGGATGACCACTTAAGAGAATCTGCAGACCTTACATTTCTTGCCTATCGGCATAGAAATTACTCAAAA GTAATTGAATTTGTCCAGTTTAAAGAACGATTGCAACACTCTAATCAGTATCTAGTGGCGAGGGTTGAAGCACCCATTCTACAGTTAAAGCAGAATGCAGATAAcattgaagatgaagag aCTGTTCTTGAAAGCTTGAAATGCGGAAGTCACTTTGTTGAACTCTCTAATGAGATTGGATCCAAATCTTTGACATTCAATGAAGATTTGCAGTCCCGTCCATGGTGGGGGCCAACATCAGAAAGAAACTATCTTTTAG GCCCTTTTGAAGGAATATCCTATTGTCCAAGAGAGAACACG ATGAAAGAAAGGGAAGCAAATGTACGGAGGGTTATTGAAAGGAAATCTCTTCTTCCTCGGATGATTTATCTGTCCATACAAAGCGCTTCAGCTTCACTCAAGGAAAATCTTGAGGTGAATGGAACAAGATCTGACCCTAAAGTCCCCTCAGAACTGAAGCTTTTGCTTGAGTGCTATGCAAAAATGTTGGGATTCTCATTAAATGATGCAATAGAAGTGGTTTTTGGGGTCTCGAGTGGCCTAAAGTCTTTTGAG GTCTTTGGTTTGGACTTGATCGACTGGATAAATTTTTCTGTGTTTCTGAATGCATGGAACTTGAGTTCCCATGAAATTGGGATGGCAAATGGAGAGGAAGGTCTGTCTCAAGCATGGCACTGTGTGGATTCTCTGCTGGAGAAGTATGTTTCGGCGAAAGTTAGCTCCATGGAGACTCTAATTAGCTCTCCCTGTGTTGATCTCCCAGTTTTGGTGCAGTTGATTACAGAACCCTTGGCCTGGCATGGTCTTGTAATTCAATCTTGCTTTCGGTCATGCCTTCCAActggaaagaagaagaagaagactggTGTTGCAGATCAGTCCAGTCTGTCTCATTTACGTGATTCAGTCCAGTCTCTATGTGATACTCTGGAAAAAGTTATGAAATGGTTAAGAGAACAGATCAACAGGCCAGAGGATGAAAATTTGGAGACTTTACTTTCTGCTTTGCAGAAGAAAGGACAGAATGAGGGCCCTGGGCAGGTATTCCAGATAATAGAAACTTTTTTGTCATCCAAAGATGATACAGAGCTTGGTGATAGAATTCCCCAAGCATTAAAGTCTTGGAGTTCTGTTGATGTCGGACGGAAGATAGTAACTGGGAAGTGTACAGTATTGTCTGAGTTTCTTCGGATTTGTGAATCAAAATTAAAGTTGTTGCAGGCATTGAAACATCAGATAGCTCAAGTCTGA
- the LOC117630975 gene encoding N-terminal acetyltransferase B complex auxiliary subunit NAA25 isoform X2 yields MYKLVGEERFLLWAVCSIQLQVFCGNGGEKLLVLAEGLIKKHVASHSLHEPEALMVYVSILEQQAKYGDALEILSGKLGSLLMVEVDKLRIQGRLIARAGDYAAAAIIFQKILELCPDDWECFLHYLGCLLEDDSNWCNRDNTDPIHPPKFVECKISSLADEMFDSRMSNASEFVLKLLENIGNNFVRCPYLANIEIERRRHLHGKGDDEKFLDALIQYFVRFGHLACFTSDVEMFLEVLTPDKKAELLGKLKESSSSLSTEPTKVLGQSITLFKIQELIGNMFKLPVGELEGSAVQMVDMYCKNLPLSKDLDSQESMHGEELLSMACNVLIQLFWRTKNFGYFVEAIMVLEFGVTIRRYVWQYKILLLHLYSHLGALSLAYEWFKSLDVKNILMETVSHHILPQMLVSPLWTDLNNLLKDYLKFMDDHLRESADLTFLAYRHRNYSKVIEFVQFKERLQHSNQYLVARVEAPILQLKQNADNIEDEETVLESLKCGSHFVELSNEIGSKSLTFNEDLQSRPWWGPTSERNYLLGPFEGISYCPRENTMKEREANVRRVIERKSLLPRMIYLSIQSASASLKENLEVNGTRSDPKVPSELKLLLECYAKMLGFSLNDAIEVVFGVSSGLKSFEVFGLDLIDWINFSVFLNAWNLSSHEIGMANGEEGLSQAWHCVDSLLEKYVSAKVSSMETLISSPCVDLPVLVQLITEPLAWHGLVIQSCFRSCLPTGKKKKKTGVADQSSLSHLRDSVQSLCDTLEKVMKWLREQINRPEDENLETLLSALQKKGQNEGPGQVFQIIETFLSSKDDTELGDRIPQALKSWSSVDVGRKIVTGKCTVLSEFLRICESKLKLLQALKHQIAQV; encoded by the exons ATGTACAAACTTGTTGGAGAGGAAAGGTTCTTGCTATGGGCAGTGTGTAGCATCCAGTTACAG GTCTTTTGTGGTAATGGTGGAGAGAAGCTATTAGTCTTAGCTGAAGGTTTAATTAAGAAGCATGTTGCCTCCCATAGCTTGCATGAGCCTGAAG CTCTTATGGTCTATGTTTCCATATTGGAACAACAAGCCAAATATGGGGATGCTTTGGAAATTCTTTCTGGAAAATTGGGGTCACTTTTGATGGTTGAAGTTGATAAGCTACGAATACAG GGGAGGCTTATTGCTCGGGCAGGTGACTACGCTGCTGCTGCCATCATATTTCAAAAGATCCTAGAATTATG TCCTGATGATTGGGAGTGTTTCCTACATTACTTAGGCTGTTTGCTGGAGGATGACAGCAATTGGTGTAATAGGGACAACACTGATCCAATTCATCCTCCGAAATTTGTTGAGTGCAAGATTTCAAGCTTGGCAGACGAAATG TTTGATTCTCGTATGTCAAATGCATCGGAATTTGTGCTAAAGTTACTAGAAAACATTGGCAATAACTTTGTAAGGTGTCCATACTTGGCaaatattgaaattgaaaggAGGAGGCACTTACATGGCAAGGGGGATGATGAGAAGTTTTTAGATGCTCTAATCCAATACTTTGTCAG GTTTGGTCACTTGGCCTGCTTCACTTCTGATGTTGAGATGTTTCTTGAAGTCTTAACCCCTGATAAGAAGGCAGAACTCCTGGGGAAGTTAAAGGAAAGCTCTAGCTCCCTTTCAACTGAGCCAACAAAAGTGCTTGGGCAGTCAATAACACTCTTTAAAATTCAAGAATTGATCGGAAACATGTTCAAGCTTCCTGTGGGTG AACTTGAGGGATCTGCTGTGCAGATGGTGGATATGTATTGCAAAAACCTTCCACTTTCGAAGGACTTGGATTCACAAGAGAGCATGCATGGGGAGGAGCTGCTGTCAATGGCGTGCAATGTGTTGATTCAG TTATTCTGGCGTACTAAGAATTTCGGTTACTTTGTTGAGGCAATTATGGTGTTGGAGTTTGGCGTGACCATTCGAAG ATATGTATGGCAATACAAGATCTTGTTGCTGCACTTGTATTCTCACTTAGGTGCCCTTTCATTAGCATATGAATG GTTTAAATCACTGGATGTGAAAAATATCTTGATGGAAACTGTTTCACACCATATTTTACCCCAGATGTTGGTGTCTCCTCTTTGGACGGATCTAAATAATCTGCTAAAGGATTATCTCAAGTTTATGGATGACCACTTAAGAGAATCTGCAGACCTTACATTTCTTGCCTATCGGCATAGAAATTACTCAAAA GTAATTGAATTTGTCCAGTTTAAAGAACGATTGCAACACTCTAATCAGTATCTAGTGGCGAGGGTTGAAGCACCCATTCTACAGTTAAAGCAGAATGCAGATAAcattgaagatgaagag aCTGTTCTTGAAAGCTTGAAATGCGGAAGTCACTTTGTTGAACTCTCTAATGAGATTGGATCCAAATCTTTGACATTCAATGAAGATTTGCAGTCCCGTCCATGGTGGGGGCCAACATCAGAAAGAAACTATCTTTTAG GCCCTTTTGAAGGAATATCCTATTGTCCAAGAGAGAACACG ATGAAAGAAAGGGAAGCAAATGTACGGAGGGTTATTGAAAGGAAATCTCTTCTTCCTCGGATGATTTATCTGTCCATACAAAGCGCTTCAGCTTCACTCAAGGAAAATCTTGAGGTGAATGGAACAAGATCTGACCCTAAAGTCCCCTCAGAACTGAAGCTTTTGCTTGAGTGCTATGCAAAAATGTTGGGATTCTCATTAAATGATGCAATAGAAGTGGTTTTTGGGGTCTCGAGTGGCCTAAAGTCTTTTGAG GTCTTTGGTTTGGACTTGATCGACTGGATAAATTTTTCTGTGTTTCTGAATGCATGGAACTTGAGTTCCCATGAAATTGGGATGGCAAATGGAGAGGAAGGTCTGTCTCAAGCATGGCACTGTGTGGATTCTCTGCTGGAGAAGTATGTTTCGGCGAAAGTTAGCTCCATGGAGACTCTAATTAGCTCTCCCTGTGTTGATCTCCCAGTTTTGGTGCAGTTGATTACAGAACCCTTGGCCTGGCATGGTCTTGTAATTCAATCTTGCTTTCGGTCATGCCTTCCAActggaaagaagaagaagaagactggTGTTGCAGATCAGTCCAGTCTGTCTCATTTACGTGATTCAGTCCAGTCTCTATGTGATACTCTGGAAAAAGTTATGAAATGGTTAAGAGAACAGATCAACAGGCCAGAGGATGAAAATTTGGAGACTTTACTTTCTGCTTTGCAGAAGAAAGGACAGAATGAGGGCCCTGGGCAGGTATTCCAGATAATAGAAACTTTTTTGTCATCCAAAGATGATACAGAGCTTGGTGATAGAATTCCCCAAGCATTAAAGTCTTGGAGTTCTGTTGATGTCGGACGGAAGATAGTAACTGGGAAGTGTACAGTATTGTCTGAGTTTCTTCGGATTTGTGAATCAAAATTAAAGTTGTTGCAGGCATTGAAACATCAGATAGCTCAAGTCTGA
- the LOC117632090 gene encoding laccase-13-like → MKASNLTLKPLCSCLLLGLLAFLAFLASFSAAETHYHEFVVQAKPVKRLCRTHNTITVNGQFPGPNLEVRNGDSLAIKVTNAARYNVTIHWHGVRQLRNPWADGPEYITQCPIQPGATYTYRFTIQDQEGTLWWHAHSRWLRATVYGALIIYPKLGSPYPFLMPKREVPLLLGEWFDRNPLDVQRLAAFTGGAPNASDAYTINGQPGDLYRCSKQETVRIPVDSGESILLRIINSALNQELFFSIANHRLTVVSADASYTKPFTTRVLMMGPGQTTDVLLTADQPPAHYYVAARVYQTAQNAPFDNTTTTAILEYKSAACSSKKGQPPPPALPLLPFFNDTATATAYTAQIKSPSQVKVPTQIHENLFFIVGLGLNNCTVPNSPRCQGPNNTRFTASMNNVSFVFPRTNSLMQAYYNGVPGVFTTDFPPVPPVQFDYTGNVPRGLWTPRRGTKLYKLKYGSNVQIVLQDTSIVTTEDHPMHLHGYHFYVIGSGFGNFNPRTDPAKFNLVDPPLRNTIGTPPGGWVAIRFVADNPGVWLMHCHLDAHLALGLAMAFLVENGKGPLQSVIPPPADLPRC, encoded by the exons ATGAAGGCTTCCAACTTGACTCTCAAGCCATTGTGCTCTTGCCTCCTCCTTGGCCTTCTTGCCTTCCTAGCTTTCTTAGCTTCTTTCTCAGCTGCAGAAACTCACTACCATGAATTtgtt GTTCAAGCAAAGCCAGTGAAGAGGCTGTGCAGAACCCACAACACTATCACAGTCAATGGTCAGTTCCCAGGACCAAATTTGGAAGTCAGAAACGGAGATTCTCTTGCCATCAAAGTTACAAATGCTGCAAGATACAATGTCACCATCCACTG GCATGGAGTGAGGCAGCTAAGAAATCCATGGGCAGATGGACCTGAATACATCACACAGTGCCCAATTCAGCCAGGAGCCACTTACACTTACCGCTTCACAATCCAAGACCAAGAAGGCACTTTGTGGTGGCATGCTCACAGCAGATGGCTTCGAGCCACTGTTTATGGAGCCCTCATAATCTACCCTAAATTGGGTTCTCCATACCCTTTCTTAATGCCCAAGAGAGAAGTTCCCTTGCTTCTTG GAGAGTGGTTTGATCGAAACCCCCTCGATGTCCAGAGGCTGGCGGCTTTCACAGGAGGAGCACCCAATGCCTCTGATGCATACACCATTAATGGTCAGCCTGGTGATCTTTATAGATGCTCCAAACAAG AAACCGTGAGAATTCCAGTCGACTCAGGCGAGTCGATTCTTCTAAGAATCATCAACTCTGCACTCAATCAAGAACTGTTCTTTAGCATTGCCAACCACAGATTGACTGTTGTGAGTGCTGATGCATCCTACACCAAACCCTTCACAACCAGAGTTCTTATGATGGGACCTGGCCAGACAACAGATGTTCTGCTTACTGCTGATCAGCCCCCTGCTCACTACTACGTGGCGGCACGTGTCTATCAGACTGCCCAGAATGCACCCTTCgacaacaccaccaccactgcTATCCTTGAATACAAGTCTGCTGCTTGCAGTTCAAAGAAAGGTCAACCTCCACCACCAGCGTTGCCATTACTACCATTCTTCAACGATACAGCTACCGCGACTGCTTATACTGCACAGATAAAGAGCCCTTCCCAGGTCAAAGTCCCTACGCAGATTCATGAGAACCTGTTTTTCATTGTGGGTTTAGGACTGAACAATTGCACAGTTCCTAACAGCCCCCGGTGTCAAGGACCAAACAACACCCGCTTTACAGCTAGCATGAACAATGTCTCCTTTGTGTTCCCTAGAACTAACTCCTTAATGCAAGCCTACTACAATGGTGTACCTGGTGTCTTCACCACAGACTTTCCACCTGTTCCTCCTGTGCAATTTGATTATACCGGCAATGTGCCCCGGGGGCTATGGACGCCTAGACGCGGAACCAAGCTCTACAAGTTGAAGTATGGCTCTAATGTTCAGATAGTGTTGCAGGACACCAGTATTGTGACAACTGAGGACCatcctatgcatcttcatGGGTACCATTTCTATGTGATTGGATCAGGATTTGGCAACTTCAACCCAAGGACAGATCCCGCCAAATTCAACCTCGTTGACCCACCACTGAGGAATACCATTGGAACACCTCCGGGCGGATGGGTAGCTATTCGATTTGTGGCTGACAATCCAG GTGTCTGGCTGATGCACTGTCACCTAGATGCACATCTCGCCTTGGGCTTGGCAATGGCTTTTCTAGTCGAGAACGGAAAGGGACCGTTGCAGTCTGTGATACCTCCTCCAGCAGATCTACCCCGGTGTTAA
- the LOC117631754 gene encoding SWR1 complex subunit 6: MDDDVSNPMRRMSSRTRKVASKMTAALQSSDNRTQAALARLEALENDNAGLEMVEANDDDEASLDDDDQVYIQKKHSKGTKRKTRQAKALEARKAPRTFLELVHEANLDSLPPHVPSYLKAAVGPPSSTSRRHFCTVCGSAANYTCVRCGVRFCSSRCQNIHNDTRCLKFVA; this comes from the exons ATGGACGATGACGTTTCCAACCCAATGCGCCGAATGTCGAGTCGAACTCGCAAGGTTGCTTCGAAAATGACTGCTGCTCTTCAGAGTAGTGACAACCGCACgcag GCTGCCCTTGCTCGGCTTGAAGCTTTAGAAAATGATAATGCGGGTTTGGAGATGGTAGAGGCTAATGACGACGATGAAGCTTctcttgatgatgatgaccaAG TGTATATACAAAAGAAGCACTCCAAGGGCACCAAGCGCAAAACTCGGCAGGCAAAAGCTCTTGAGGCCAGGAAGGCCCCAAGAACATTCCTTGAGCTTGTACATGAG GCAAATCTCGACTCCTTGCCTCCTCATGTTCCTTCCTATCTGAAGGCAGCAGTGGGACCTCCAAGCTCTACCTCCCGCCGCCACTTCTGCACTGTGTGTGGTTCTGCTGCCAACTATACATGTGTGAGGTGTGGGGTGCGCTTTTGTTCGTCTCGTTGCCAGAATATACATAATGATACTCGTTGTCTGAAATTTGTTGCCTGA
- the LOC117631639 gene encoding cation/H(+) antiporter 24 yields MVREFPVYHPPAAETHGWDGSSNSFHPAASVKAQVGNESIDFNFVYPPALISCGNYRPIPTLGFFLGDNPLKNPFTLLLLEVSFIILTTRVLRFLLKPLKQPRIVSEVIGGMVIGPSILGRSEKFSSIMFPVDNQFLVRNIGAMGFTYYFFLAGVKMDLSLVRKTSKKQLYIAIAGVALPCTFISIVAFSLRKSMDKELARFSSIGFICTGLALPLFPVLHSILKELNLLSSEIGRLGLSIAVISDAMGVGVMVIFEAAKQGEGKAMAVVWYLISLVVFVVLTVFVIRRVLSRVVEITPDGKPVDQAYVMAILLGVLIMGFLADMFGIAIANGAFWLGLAIPDGPPLGSTLVERSETVILEVLMPFSFAFVGLYVDVNAMSSAGWSGLGPLFAITMTGYVSKFLGTLITSAFFELPIRDGVVLSFIMILRGQVEIVVFLHWMDKKIIEVPGFTLMVLAITSWTAIATPFISILYDPTRPYQVHKRRTIQHTPPEDSELRILLCIYDEDSTAALINLLEISNPTLSTPFVIFPLRLIDLVGRASPVLIDHEKQEDHDSKYAISHTIHNALKNYQESKGECIEIHPFTAIVPNRTMYQDICDLALVKKATLIILPFHKECLDTLGGKLTELVRLGVRSVNSNVINHAPCSVGVLVDKGHVRHTYMAFRNNVLHFAVLFLGGADAREALCYADRMAGNLNVSLTVIRFLSHNSEGDDEMEKKMDDGVVTWFWVKNERNERVSYREVVVRNGEETIAAIQAVSDDNNNYDVWIVGRKQGINPVLLEGLSNWSENDELGIIGDFVSSYDFGGTASVLVVQQQVLRGQGADSTGGSSGGFPCNPIQKVKDVVNPWCRSLGFGIS; encoded by the exons ATGGTTAGGGAATTCCCAGTTTACCATCCCCCGGCTGCCGAGACCCACGGTTGGGATGGTAGTTCCAATAGCTTTCATCCGGCAGCATCCGTGAAAGCTCAGGTTGGCAACGAGTCCATAGATTTCAACTTCGTTTACCCGCCAGCTTTAATTTCCTGTGGAAATTATCGACCGATACCCACCTTAGGCTTCTTTTTGGGTGATAACCCTTTGAAAAATCCCTTCACACTTTTGTTGTTAGAGGTCTCATTCATCATCCTCACCACTCGTGTCCTCCGCTTCCTTCTCAAGCCTCTCAAACAACCCAGAATTGTCTCAGAAGTCATT GGTGGTATGGTCATTGGACCGTCGATTTTAGGTCGCAGCGAGAAATTTAGCTCGATTATGTTCCCGGTAGATAACCAATTTCTAGTGAGAAATATTGGAGCAATGGGGTTCacctattatttttttctggcCGGAGTGAAAATGGACCTTTCTCTAGTGAGAAAAACAAGCAAGAAACAATTGTACATAGCAATTGCTGGGGTGGCCCTCCCTTGCACATTCATATCAATTGTGGCATTCAGCTTGCGCAAGTCCATGGACAAAGAACTGGCAAGATTTTCTTCCATTGGATTCATATGCACTGGCTTGGCTTTACCATTGTTTCCTGTGCTCCACTCCATCCTAAAAGAGCTAAACCTTCTAAGCTCGGAGATTGGACGGCTGGGATTGTCCATAGCAGTGATCAGTGATGCCATGGGAGTTGGTGTCATGGTCATATTTGAGGCAGCTAAGCAAGGTGAGGGCAAAGCCATGGCTGTGGTTTGGTACTTAATTTCTCTGGTTGTTTTTGTGGTCTTAACTGTGTTTGTGATCAGAAGAGTATTGTCTAGAGTTGTTGAGATAACCCCGGATGGGAAACCAGTGGACCAGGCCTATGTTATGGCAATTTTGTTGGGGGTTTTGATCATGGGGTTTTTGGCCGACATGTTTGGGATTGCCATTGCAAACGGTGCATTTTGGTTAGGGTTGGCAATCCCAGATGGGCCTCCACTTGGATCAACACTTGTGGAGAGGAGTGAGACTGTTATACTGGAAGTTTTGATGCCATTTTCATTTGCATTTGTTGGGCTTTATGTGGATGTGAATGCCATGAGCTCTGCTGGTTGGTCAGGCTTGGGTCCTTTGTTTGCAATCACCATGACAGGCTATGTGTCTAAATTTCTTGGAACCCTAATCACTTCCGCCTTCTTTGAGTTGCCAATCAGAGATGGTGTTGTGCTCAGCTTCATCATGATCCTAAGAGGGCAGGTGGAGATAGTGGTTTTCCTCCATTGGATGGACAAAAAG aTAATAGAAGTTCCTGGTTTCACATTGATGGTGCTAGCAATCACTTCATGGACTGCAATAGCCACACCCTTTATCAGCATCCTCTATGACCCAACAAGGCCATACCAGGTCCACAAAAGAAGAACCATTCAGCACACACCTCCTGAAGACTCAGAACTTCGCATACTCCTCTGCATATATGATGAAGACAGCACAGCTGCCCTCATCAACCTTCTTGAAATCTCAAACCCTACTTTAAGCACTCCTTTCGTGATCTTCCCTCTCCGCCTCATCGACCTTGTTGGCCGTGCTTCTCCTGTTTTAATAGACCATGAAAAGCAAGAAGATCATGATTCAAAGTATGCAATCAGCCACACAATCCACAATGCCTTGAAGAACTACCAAGAAAGCAAAGGTGAGTGTATTGAGATCCATCCCTTCACAGCTATAGTGCCAAATAGAACAATGTACCAAGACATTTGTGATCTGGCTCTTGTCAAGAAGGCTACACTTATTATATTGCCTTTTCACAAGGAGTGTTTGGACACTCTTGGAGGGAAATTGACAGAACTTGTGAGGCTTGGGGTTAGATCTGTCAATTCAAATGTGATAAACCATGCACCTTGCTCAGTCGGTGTTCTTGTTGACAAGGGTCATGTTAGGCATACCTACATGGCATTCAGGAACAATGTGCTACATTTTGCTGTGCTGTTTTTGGGAGGGGCAGATGCTAGAGAGGCATTGTGTTATGCAGATAGAATGGCTGGGAATTTAAATGTGTCTCTAACCGTGATTCGGTTCCTTTCGCATAATTCTGAAGGTGATGATgagatggagaagaaaatggaTGATGGGGTGGTGACATGGTTTTGGGTTAAGAATGAGAGGAATGAGAGGGTGAGTTATAGAGAGGTGGTGGTAAGGAATGGAGAAGAGACAATAGCAGCCATTCAAGCAGTGAGTGATGACAACAACAACTATGATGTTTGGATTGTTGGGAGGAAACAGGGGATCAATCCTGTTCTTCTGGAAGGACTGTCAAATTGGAgtgaaaatgatgaattgggTATAATTGGGGACTTTGTTTCCTCTTATGATTTTGGTGGTACTGCTTCTGTGCTAGTGGTACAACAGCAAGTTTTGAGAGGGCAAGGGGCAGATAGTACAGGTGGGTCAAGTGGAGGGTTTCCATGTAACCCTATTCAGAAGGTGAAGGATGTGGTAAATCCATGGTGTAGGTCACTAGGGTTTGGTATCTCATAA